A stretch of the Amycolatopsis sp. BJA-103 genome encodes the following:
- a CDS encoding MurR/RpiR family transcriptional regulator, protein MGDTESVIAVAPSESVPAQPTRDADASPLVRIRSLLPGLARAEQRVAKVVLEDPATVARRSITEVALAANTSETTVTRFCKAVGVGGYPQLRIALAADTARSEARSSRNLGGEIGPEDDLAAVIGKVSFADARAVEETADQLDVPSLQRVIDVLAGAGRVDVYGVGASAFVAADLQQKLHRIGRVSFAWSDTHIMLTSAAVLSPGDVAIGISHTGATTDTVEALRVAREHGAITVAVTNFPRSPITEVSDHVLTTAARETTFRSGATASRIAQLTVIDCLFIGVAQRHMDASVNALDATRDAVGSHRLGVRPDGRRRPRETGK, encoded by the coding sequence GTGGGCGATACCGAATCCGTAATCGCGGTCGCACCGTCCGAGTCCGTGCCGGCCCAGCCGACACGGGACGCTGACGCGAGCCCGCTGGTCCGGATCCGCTCACTGCTGCCCGGGCTCGCCCGGGCCGAACAGCGTGTCGCGAAGGTCGTCCTCGAAGACCCGGCGACGGTCGCGCGGCGCAGCATCACCGAGGTCGCGCTCGCGGCGAACACCAGCGAGACCACCGTCACGCGCTTCTGCAAGGCGGTCGGCGTCGGTGGATATCCGCAGCTCAGGATCGCTTTGGCGGCCGACACCGCCCGGTCCGAGGCGCGGTCAAGCCGCAATCTCGGCGGCGAGATCGGGCCGGAAGACGACCTGGCCGCGGTCATCGGCAAGGTCAGCTTCGCGGACGCTCGTGCCGTGGAGGAGACCGCCGACCAGCTCGACGTCCCGTCGCTACAGCGCGTGATCGACGTTTTGGCGGGCGCGGGCCGTGTGGACGTCTACGGCGTCGGCGCGAGCGCGTTCGTGGCCGCGGATCTGCAGCAGAAGCTGCACCGCATCGGCCGGGTCAGCTTCGCCTGGTCCGACACGCACATCATGCTGACCTCGGCCGCCGTGCTGAGCCCCGGAGACGTCGCCATCGGCATCTCCCACACGGGCGCGACCACGGACACCGTCGAGGCGCTGCGTGTGGCCCGTGAGCACGGCGCGATCACCGTCGCCGTGACGAACTTCCCGCGTTCGCCGATCACCGAGGTCTCCGACCACGTGCTGACCACGGCCGCACGGGAAACGACGTTCCGCTCGGGTGCGACCGCCAGTCGCATCGCGCAGCTGACCGTCATCGACTGCCTGTTCATCGGTGTCGCGCAGCGGCACATGGACGCGTCGGTCAACGCGCTCGACGCGACCAGGGACGCGGTGGGTTCGCACCGGCTGGGCGTTCGGCCCGACGGCAGGCGACGGCCGCGGGAAACCGGCAAATGA
- a CDS encoding glycoside hydrolase family 3 protein: protein MTTRTAHARHRRIHALAVPLAGLLTLAIAGVPAAAQPVTADAEAQRTLRGLTLEQKVGQLFVTWVNGKSADEVNAKNKADFGVDTPAQVIEKYHLGGVIYFNNDSRDNFDDPVQVAKLSNGLQRAAIRSGAHIPLQIATDQEGGTVTRMGAPATELPNAMAISAGRDPKAAQDAARILGHELRAVGINQDFAPDADVNSNPANPVIGVRSFSGRPELASQFVGAQVKGFQDSGRRSETVSAAAKHFPGHGDAATDSHLELPRIDRTEASWRETDVPPFKAAIKAGIDSIMSAHIQFPSLDPSGEPATLSKPILTGKLRGELGYRGVVITDSLSMDAVREMHTDAEIPVLALKAGIDQLLMPVNLDLAINSVLDAVRKGELTERRIDESVLRVLKLKLNRGILTSPFVDPAKVASKVGIPANLATAQGIADRSVTAIRNDGGVLPLEQQPAKTLVTGWGVSTTTALASKLTAHGTQATALQTGQTPTDAQIAQAVAAAKNVDLVVVLTNNVGTYPLQGKLLQALTDTGKPVVAVAAQIPYDAGYENPVKTWLATYGYITPSVEALAKVILGKVKPQGKLPVDVPAGKDVGTVKYPFGHGLTW from the coding sequence GTGACGACCCGAACCGCGCACGCCCGTCATCGGAGGATCCATGCGCTCGCCGTGCCCCTCGCGGGTCTGCTCACCCTCGCGATCGCGGGCGTCCCGGCCGCCGCGCAGCCGGTGACCGCCGACGCGGAGGCCCAGCGGACGCTGCGCGGGCTGACTCTGGAGCAGAAGGTCGGCCAGCTGTTCGTCACGTGGGTGAACGGCAAGTCCGCCGACGAGGTCAACGCCAAGAACAAGGCCGACTTCGGCGTGGACACCCCCGCGCAGGTGATCGAGAAGTACCACCTGGGCGGCGTCATCTACTTCAACAACGACAGCCGGGACAACTTCGACGACCCGGTGCAGGTGGCCAAGCTGTCGAACGGGCTCCAGCGGGCCGCCATCCGCAGCGGCGCGCACATCCCGCTGCAGATCGCGACCGACCAGGAGGGCGGCACGGTCACCCGCATGGGTGCCCCCGCCACCGAACTGCCGAACGCGATGGCGATCTCGGCGGGCCGCGACCCCAAGGCCGCTCAGGACGCCGCCCGGATCCTCGGGCACGAACTGCGCGCCGTCGGCATCAACCAGGACTTCGCTCCCGACGCCGACGTGAACTCGAACCCGGCGAACCCGGTGATCGGCGTCCGTTCCTTCTCCGGCCGCCCGGAGCTGGCGAGCCAGTTCGTCGGGGCCCAGGTCAAGGGCTTCCAGGACTCCGGACGTCGCTCCGAGACGGTGTCCGCCGCCGCGAAGCACTTCCCCGGCCACGGTGACGCGGCCACGGACAGTCACCTGGAACTGCCCAGGATCGACCGGACCGAAGCCAGCTGGCGCGAGACCGACGTGCCGCCGTTCAAGGCCGCCATCAAGGCCGGCATCGACTCGATCATGAGCGCGCACATCCAGTTCCCCAGCCTCGACCCGTCGGGTGAGCCCGCCACGCTGTCGAAGCCGATCCTCACCGGCAAACTGCGCGGCGAGCTGGGCTATCGCGGCGTCGTCATCACGGACTCGCTCTCGATGGACGCCGTGCGCGAGATGCACACCGACGCCGAAATCCCGGTGCTGGCGCTCAAGGCCGGCATCGACCAGCTGCTCATGCCGGTGAACCTCGACCTCGCGATCAACTCGGTGCTCGACGCGGTCCGCAAGGGTGAACTGACCGAGCGGCGCATCGACGAGAGCGTCCTGCGGGTGCTCAAGCTCAAACTGAACCGGGGCATCCTGACCTCGCCGTTCGTCGACCCGGCCAAGGTCGCTTCGAAGGTCGGCATCCCGGCCAACCTCGCGACCGCGCAGGGCATCGCCGACCGGTCGGTCACCGCTATCCGCAACGACGGCGGTGTCCTTCCGCTCGAGCAGCAGCCCGCGAAGACGCTCGTGACCGGCTGGGGTGTGAGCACGACGACCGCGCTGGCCTCGAAACTCACCGCGCACGGAACGCAGGCGACCGCGCTGCAGACCGGCCAGACCCCGACCGACGCGCAGATCGCCCAGGCCGTCGCGGCCGCGAAGAACGTCGACCTCGTCGTGGTGCTGACCAACAACGTCGGCACGTATCCGTTGCAGGGCAAGCTGTTGCAGGCCCTGACGGACACCGGGAAGCCCGTCGTCGCGGTCGCCGCGCAGATCCCCTACGACGCCGGCTACGAGAACCCGGTCAAGACCTGGCTCGCGACGTACGGCTACATCACGCCGTCGGTCGAGGCGCTGGCGAAGGTGATCCTCGGGAAGGTGAAGCCGCAGGGCAAGCTGCCGGTGGACGTCCCCGCGGGCAAGGACGTGGGCACGGTGAAGTACCCCTTCGGCCACGGGCTGACCTGGTGA
- a CDS encoding MFS transporter, translated as MTIRRSSNDRLALGALLVLAVGTFTVGTDGFVLNGLLPTIAADLRVSEAAAGQLTTVFAVTYAISSPLIAAFTGRLDRRWVLGAGMVLFTIGMAGQALGESFAVVAIARVLAALGAAAFQSNAYVLAGALASDERRGRALATVSAGMSVSMVVGVPIGVLAGTWFGWRAVMWGIGAVAVVVALLVPLLPGVRMPTVSLRDRLAVVARPPIARVLGVSVLGTAAGFAAFVYLPVLVAPVAAGAMISWLLIGFGIGQIAGNAFAGRATDSLGPARVRAISLVGTVVTLALVDVAVLSLPGALVLALASGIFGGMLMVPQQHRLFSLAPDAPTVALGLNGSAIYAGGALGAALGGVVLSSAGVWWVGPVAAFIALLAFALSLPSRTRVAQSA; from the coding sequence ATGACGATTCGACGATCATCAAATGATCGGCTCGCCTTGGGGGCTCTGCTGGTACTCGCCGTCGGGACGTTCACCGTCGGCACCGACGGGTTCGTCTTGAACGGGCTGCTGCCCACCATCGCCGCCGACCTGCGTGTTTCCGAAGCCGCCGCGGGCCAGCTGACCACGGTCTTCGCCGTGACGTACGCGATTTCCTCGCCGCTCATCGCGGCGTTCACCGGACGGCTCGACCGGCGCTGGGTACTCGGTGCCGGGATGGTGCTGTTCACGATCGGCATGGCCGGGCAGGCGCTCGGCGAGTCCTTCGCCGTGGTCGCCATCGCCCGCGTGCTGGCCGCCCTCGGCGCCGCGGCGTTCCAGTCCAACGCGTATGTGCTCGCCGGCGCCCTGGCGTCGGACGAGCGACGTGGCCGCGCCTTGGCGACGGTCTCCGCCGGGATGAGCGTGTCGATGGTGGTCGGTGTGCCGATCGGGGTGCTGGCGGGCACCTGGTTCGGCTGGCGCGCGGTGATGTGGGGGATCGGCGCGGTGGCGGTGGTCGTGGCGCTGCTCGTGCCGTTGCTGCCCGGTGTCCGGATGCCGACGGTGTCCCTGCGCGACAGGCTCGCCGTCGTCGCGCGGCCGCCGATCGCGCGTGTGCTCGGCGTCAGCGTTCTCGGCACCGCGGCGGGCTTCGCGGCCTTCGTGTACCTGCCCGTTCTGGTCGCTCCGGTCGCCGCGGGCGCGATGATCTCGTGGCTGCTCATCGGTTTCGGGATCGGGCAGATCGCGGGCAACGCCTTCGCGGGCCGGGCGACCGACTCACTCGGGCCCGCACGCGTCCGCGCGATCTCGCTCGTCGGTACGGTCGTGACACTCGCGCTGGTGGACGTCGCCGTGCTGAGCCTGCCCGGCGCGCTGGTCCTCGCGCTCGCTTCGGGGATCTTCGGCGGGATGCTGATGGTGCCGCAGCAACACAGGCTGTTCTCGCTGGCGCCCGACGCGCCGACGGTCGCCTTGGGGCTCAACGGTTCCGCGATCTACGCCGGGGGCGCCCTCGGTGCCGCGCTGGGTGGCGTCGTCCTGTCGTCGGCGGGCGTCTGGTGGGTCGGTCCCGTTGCCGCCTTCATCGCCCTGCTCGCCTTCGCGCTTTCGCTCCCTTCGCGCACGCGGGTGGCCCAGTCCGCCTGA
- a CDS encoding N-acetylmuramic acid 6-phosphate etherase, with amino-acid sequence MMTVPRQVVHVDSPTEQRNPRTTDIDLMSTMGILGAINAEDRRVPEAVAAVLPQVARAVDFAVEALRSGHRVHYFGAGTSGRLATLDAAELVPTFNVPSDWFIAHHAGGARALRQAVEDAEDDVKAGAAEVAETVVPGDFVLGLTASGRTPYVLGALAAASRRGARTALVSGNPAAVMPPGVDVLIAVDTGPEAIAGSTRMKAGTAQKIILTAFSTATMIKLGRTYSNLMVSMRATNAKLRGRTIRILREATGMSMADCSDALTEADGDLKVALVHLLSGEDVANAAKALANSDGHVRKALDSLRVRAS; translated from the coding sequence ATGATGACCGTCCCACGCCAGGTGGTGCACGTCGATTCGCCAACCGAACAGCGCAATCCACGGACGACCGACATCGACCTGATGTCGACCATGGGCATCCTCGGCGCGATCAACGCCGAGGACCGCCGGGTCCCCGAAGCCGTCGCCGCGGTGCTGCCGCAGGTGGCGCGGGCGGTCGACTTCGCCGTGGAAGCGCTGCGGTCGGGACACCGCGTGCACTACTTCGGGGCCGGTACCTCCGGCAGGCTGGCGACGTTGGACGCGGCGGAGCTCGTGCCGACGTTCAACGTGCCCTCCGACTGGTTCATCGCGCATCACGCGGGCGGCGCGCGCGCTCTGCGCCAAGCCGTCGAAGACGCCGAGGACGACGTGAAGGCCGGAGCCGCCGAGGTGGCCGAGACCGTCGTACCCGGCGACTTCGTGCTCGGGCTGACGGCTTCCGGCCGGACGCCCTACGTTCTCGGCGCGCTGGCCGCGGCCAGCCGTCGCGGTGCCCGGACCGCGCTGGTCTCGGGCAATCCGGCCGCGGTGATGCCGCCGGGTGTCGATGTCCTCATCGCCGTGGACACCGGCCCCGAGGCGATCGCCGGGTCGACCCGGATGAAGGCGGGCACGGCCCAGAAGATCATCCTCACCGCGTTTTCCACCGCGACGATGATCAAACTCGGCCGGACCTACTCGAACCTGATGGTCAGCATGCGCGCGACCAACGCGAAGCTGCGCGGAAGGACCATCAGGATCCTGCGCGAGGCCACGGGGATGAGCATGGCGGACTGCTCCGACGCGCTCACCGAGGCCGACGGCGACCTCAAGGTCGCGCTGGTCCATCTGTTGTCCGGCGAAGACGTCGCGAACGCGGCGAAGGCGCTGGCGAACAGTGATGGCCACGTACGCAAGGCTCTCGACTCCCTGCGGGTGCGCGCGAGCTGA
- a CDS encoding exo-beta-N-acetylmuramidase NamZ family protein — translation MTLNRRHLLAAGALAVPALTAGSSVAQAGPEATAEGESKGPSLTRTGADVLAARGWAPLSGRKLGVLSNPTGVLASGDHIVDSMVAAGVRPLAAFGPEHGFRGSAQAGGSEGDYTDPRTGVPVYDAYGADATKLAGMFTKAGVDTVVFDIADVGARFYTYIWSLYTAMVAAAKVGAAVVVLDRPNPLGGKAAGPMLDPAYASGIGRKPIVQQHGMTVGELARYFAAEFLPAEGVTPGRLEIVEVRDWRRDQLFERTGLTWVPPSPNMPTPDTALVYPGTGMFEGTVFSEGRGTTRPFEIIGAPGLDWRWREKLGELRLPGVKFREAYFVPTFGKFVNEPCGGVQVTITDPRAFDAIRTAVTMFVTAKQVHPDKFKWRPDNFLDKLSGSDRLRTMIDKGAGVDEIVGSWQAELAEFDRKRRRHLIYR, via the coding sequence GTGACGCTCAATCGCCGCCACCTCCTCGCCGCCGGGGCGCTCGCGGTCCCCGCGCTGACGGCCGGATCCTCGGTCGCGCAGGCAGGGCCCGAGGCCACGGCGGAAGGCGAGAGCAAAGGTCCCTCGCTCACCCGCACCGGAGCGGACGTGCTCGCCGCCCGTGGCTGGGCGCCGCTGTCCGGCCGCAAGCTCGGCGTCCTGTCGAATCCGACGGGCGTCCTGGCGAGCGGCGACCACATCGTCGATTCGATGGTCGCCGCCGGTGTCCGCCCGCTCGCCGCGTTCGGGCCGGAACACGGCTTCCGCGGCAGCGCGCAGGCGGGCGGCTCCGAGGGCGACTACACCGATCCCCGCACCGGCGTCCCCGTGTACGACGCGTACGGCGCCGACGCGACGAAGCTCGCCGGGATGTTCACGAAGGCAGGCGTCGACACGGTCGTCTTCGACATCGCCGACGTCGGCGCGCGGTTCTACACCTACATCTGGTCGCTGTACACGGCGATGGTCGCGGCGGCGAAGGTCGGCGCGGCGGTGGTCGTGCTGGACCGGCCGAACCCGCTGGGCGGCAAGGCCGCCGGGCCGATGCTGGACCCGGCGTACGCGTCGGGCATCGGGCGGAAGCCGATCGTGCAGCAGCACGGCATGACCGTCGGGGAACTCGCGCGGTACTTCGCCGCCGAGTTCCTGCCCGCCGAAGGGGTCACCCCTGGCAGGCTCGAGATCGTCGAAGTACGTGACTGGCGGCGTGATCAGCTCTTCGAGCGCACCGGGCTGACCTGGGTCCCGCCGAGCCCGAACATGCCGACGCCGGACACGGCGCTCGTCTATCCCGGCACAGGGATGTTCGAAGGCACCGTGTTCTCCGAAGGCCGCGGCACCACCAGGCCGTTCGAGATCATCGGCGCGCCGGGCCTCGATTGGCGCTGGCGCGAGAAGCTCGGCGAACTGCGGCTTCCCGGGGTGAAGTTCCGTGAGGCGTACTTCGTGCCGACGTTCGGCAAGTTCGTCAACGAGCCTTGCGGCGGCGTGCAGGTGACGATCACGGATCCGCGGGCGTTCGACGCCATCCGCACCGCGGTCACCATGTTCGTCACCGCGAAGCAGGTGCACCCGGACAAGTTCAAGTGGCGGCCCGACAACTTCCTCGACAAGCTCTCGGGCTCCGACAGGCTGCGCACGATGATCGACAAGGGCGCCGGAGTGGACGAGATCGTCGGCTCCTGGCAGGCCGAGCTCGCCGAGTTCGACCGGAAACGCCGTCGCCATCTCATCTATCGCTGA
- a CDS encoding extracellular catalytic domain type 1 short-chain-length polyhydroxyalkanoate depolymerase — translation MMRKLLIGAVVSTLVLLFATPAQAAAIRPVTGFGSNPGALQMFEYVPDGLPSGRPAVVVLHGCTQDAAGYARGSGWIGLADKLRFKLVLPQQVSANNFSKCFTWFQAGDIKRGSGEAESIAQMARFAAGSRTYVTGLSAGGAMTSVMLAAYPELFAGGGVVAGLPYGCAASMIDAYSCMNPGKDLTPKQWGDKVRAAGTGARSPVSVWHGTADYTVASMNLRELSEQWTDVGATVDTHAVTGMGHGQPIAPAAGCGQAGPYLLDVGVCAAAELAAKWRLGEDGVQ, via the coding sequence ATGATGCGAAAACTCCTCATCGGCGCGGTGGTTTCGACATTGGTCCTTCTCTTCGCGACTCCGGCACAGGCGGCGGCGATCCGTCCCGTGACCGGGTTCGGGAGCAATCCCGGTGCGTTGCAGATGTTCGAGTACGTTCCCGACGGGCTGCCGTCCGGACGTCCGGCGGTGGTCGTGCTGCACGGCTGCACCCAGGACGCGGCCGGATATGCCCGTGGCTCCGGCTGGATCGGCCTCGCGGACAAGCTGCGGTTCAAACTCGTTCTGCCACAACAGGTTTCGGCGAACAACTTCAGCAAATGCTTCACCTGGTTCCAGGCGGGCGACATCAAGCGCGGGTCCGGGGAAGCCGAATCGATCGCGCAGATGGCGCGGTTCGCGGCCGGAAGCCGGACTTACGTGACCGGTCTGTCGGCGGGCGGGGCGATGACCTCGGTGATGCTGGCGGCGTATCCGGAACTTTTCGCGGGCGGTGGTGTCGTCGCGGGCCTGCCGTACGGCTGCGCGGCTTCGATGATCGACGCCTACTCGTGCATGAATCCCGGCAAGGATCTGACCCCGAAGCAGTGGGGTGACAAGGTGCGGGCCGCGGGCACGGGCGCGCGTTCCCCGGTCAGCGTCTGGCACGGGACCGCGGACTACACGGTCGCTTCGATGAATCTGCGTGAGCTTTCCGAGCAGTGGACGGACGTCGGCGCCACCGTCGACACGCACGCCGTCACCGGGATGGGGCACGGTCAGCCGATCGCGCCGGCGGCCGGTTGCGGGCAGGCGGGGCCGTATCTGCTGGACGTCGGCGTGTGCGCGGCGGCGGAACTCGCGGCGAAGTGGCGGTTAGGCGAGGACGGCGTCCAGTAG
- a CDS encoding serine hydrolase, which produces MRARKILIATVSVLVAATTLSTAGAQAIPGSEQQRDRVAGRFDKPREGFAPASTVLRDGAPGDVGLDPEPIKAAERFIDSWTKPDATGHPHFSGAVGLLAHDGVVVERQAVGGAVRYADANGTELPPEQQMPMRADTIFDMASISKLFTSIAVMQLAETGKLDISAPVARYLPEFGVNGKEAVTVQQLLTHVSGFAATPLPSLWEGYPDIPSRRKAILDSPLKNPPGSTYLYSDINLLTLGLLVEKLAGAPLDKVVQDRIATPLGLADTGYNPPASKLARVAATEYAVKPPRGLVRGQVHDENAWSLGGVAGHAGVFSTASDMAVLAQTILNGGAYRGQRILRPETVRSMLTNYNQKFPDNSHGLGFELDQPWYMGALSAPSTAGHTGFTGTSLVIDPLSRSFAILLTNRVHPTRNWGSINLAREAWASSLAKAMAVRPVRGRDAWFSGAGDVSTATLTTPPLRTRGGPLKVSFDTFVDTEGPSDSLFLEISTDGGTTWKTITLRASGPGAPAGDLTGLGGHGHRAWWRAAAEVSQSSQITLRWRYTTDARYTGRGISLDGVKVTERGRILLDSEHNPPTFAATGWKLSAR; this is translated from the coding sequence TTGCGTGCTAGGAAGATCCTGATCGCGACCGTTTCCGTCCTGGTCGCGGCGACCACGCTGTCGACGGCGGGAGCACAGGCGATTCCGGGTTCGGAACAACAGCGAGACCGCGTGGCGGGCCGGTTCGACAAGCCTCGCGAGGGCTTCGCGCCGGCGTCCACCGTGCTCCGTGACGGCGCGCCCGGCGACGTCGGCCTCGACCCGGAGCCGATCAAAGCGGCCGAGCGGTTCATCGACAGCTGGACGAAACCGGACGCCACCGGGCATCCGCACTTCTCCGGCGCTGTCGGCCTGCTCGCGCACGACGGCGTCGTCGTCGAGCGCCAGGCCGTCGGCGGTGCCGTCCGCTACGCCGACGCGAACGGCACGGAACTGCCGCCGGAGCAGCAGATGCCGATGCGCGCGGACACCATCTTCGACATGGCGTCGATCTCGAAGCTGTTCACCTCCATCGCGGTGATGCAGCTGGCCGAGACGGGCAAGCTGGACATCTCGGCGCCGGTGGCGCGGTACCTGCCGGAGTTCGGGGTGAACGGCAAGGAAGCCGTCACCGTCCAGCAGCTGCTCACCCATGTTTCGGGCTTCGCCGCGACACCGCTCCCGTCGCTGTGGGAGGGCTATCCGGACATCCCGTCGCGCCGGAAGGCCATCCTCGACAGCCCGCTGAAGAACCCGCCGGGCAGTACGTACCTCTACTCCGACATCAACCTGCTGACGCTCGGCCTCCTGGTCGAGAAGCTGGCCGGGGCACCGTTGGACAAGGTGGTCCAGGACCGCATCGCGACTCCGCTCGGCCTCGCCGACACCGGATACAACCCGCCGGCGTCGAAACTGGCCAGGGTCGCGGCGACCGAGTACGCGGTGAAGCCGCCTCGGGGCCTCGTACGCGGGCAGGTCCACGATGAGAACGCCTGGTCGCTGGGTGGCGTCGCCGGGCACGCGGGCGTGTTCTCCACGGCCTCCGACATGGCCGTGCTGGCGCAGACGATCCTCAACGGCGGCGCGTACCGCGGTCAGCGGATCCTGCGGCCGGAAACCGTGCGATCGATGCTGACGAACTACAACCAGAAGTTCCCCGACAACTCCCACGGACTCGGCTTCGAACTCGACCAGCCCTGGTACATGGGCGCGCTGTCGGCGCCCTCGACCGCCGGCCACACCGGGTTCACCGGGACCTCGCTGGTGATCGACCCGCTCTCGAGGTCGTTCGCGATCCTGCTCACCAACCGCGTGCACCCGACGCGGAACTGGGGCTCGATCAACCTCGCCAGGGAGGCGTGGGCGAGTTCTCTCGCGAAGGCGATGGCCGTCCGCCCGGTACGTGGCCGTGACGCGTGGTTCAGCGGCGCGGGGGACGTCTCCACGGCCACGCTCACGACCCCGCCGTTGCGGACCCGTGGCGGCCCTCTGAAGGTCTCCTTCGACACGTTCGTGGACACCGAAGGGCCCTCCGATTCGCTCTTCCTGGAAATAAGTACCGACGGTGGCACCACCTGGAAAACGATTACTCTGCGTGCGAGCGGCCCAGGCGCTCCCGCGGGGGACCTGACCGGCCTCGGCGGGCACGGACACCGGGCTTGGTGGCGAGCCGCCGCCGAGGTGTCACAAAGCTCACAAATCACCCTCCGGTGGCGTTACACGACCGATGCCCGTTACACGGGACGCGGAATTTCCCTGGACGGTGTGAAAGTCACTGAACGCGGCCGGATACTGCTGGACAGTGAGCATAATCCCCCTACTTTTGCAGCTACCGGATGGAAGTTGAGCGCTAGGTAG
- a CDS encoding HoxN/HupN/NixA family nickel/cobalt transporter: MSTGGQPRSSRRLALTRRERVSVAGMAGFILLLNVVGWGVLTLFVAPRQYELGATGVFGIGLGVTAFVLGMRHAFDADHIAAIDNTTRKLMADGQRPLSVGFWFSLGHSTIVFVLCLLLSLGVRALAGAVEDDSSALHEATGLIGTSVSAVFLYLIGIMNLVVLVGIVKVFRRMRRGEFDEAALERQLDNRGFMNRLLRGATKAVRKPWHIYPIGVLFGLGFDTATEISLLVLAGGAAAFSLPWYAILVLPILFAAGMTLFDTADGCFMNFAYGWAFAKPVRKIYYNLTVTALSVAVALLIGTIELISILTERLSITTGPLAAIGSLSLDYVGYAVVALFVLTWALALFVWRFARIEERWSTRIPVK, from the coding sequence ATGAGCACCGGCGGACAGCCCCGTTCATCCCGACGCCTCGCGCTCACGCGACGCGAACGGGTGTCCGTCGCCGGGATGGCCGGGTTCATCCTGCTGCTCAACGTCGTGGGCTGGGGGGTCCTGACGCTTTTCGTGGCGCCGCGCCAGTACGAGCTCGGCGCCACGGGCGTGTTCGGGATCGGCCTCGGCGTCACCGCCTTCGTGCTCGGGATGCGGCACGCTTTCGACGCGGACCACATCGCCGCGATCGACAACACCACCCGCAAGCTGATGGCCGACGGGCAACGGCCGCTTTCGGTCGGCTTCTGGTTCTCCCTCGGCCATTCGACGATCGTTTTCGTCCTGTGCCTGCTGTTGTCGCTCGGCGTCCGCGCACTCGCCGGCGCCGTCGAGGACGACTCGTCGGCGTTGCACGAGGCGACCGGGCTGATCGGGACGTCCGTTTCGGCGGTGTTCCTGTACCTCATCGGGATCATGAACCTGGTCGTACTGGTCGGCATCGTGAAGGTGTTCCGGCGCATGCGGCGGGGCGAGTTCGACGAAGCGGCGCTGGAACGGCAACTCGACAACCGCGGCTTCATGAACCGACTGCTGCGGGGCGCCACCAAGGCGGTGCGCAAGCCGTGGCACATCTACCCGATCGGCGTGCTGTTCGGCCTCGGCTTCGACACCGCGACCGAGATCAGCCTGCTGGTGCTCGCCGGCGGCGCGGCCGCGTTCTCCCTGCCCTGGTACGCGATCCTGGTGCTGCCGATCCTGTTCGCCGCGGGGATGACGCTGTTCGACACCGCCGACGGCTGCTTCATGAACTTCGCGTACGGCTGGGCCTTCGCGAAGCCGGTGCGGAAGATCTACTACAACCTCACCGTGACGGCGCTTTCCGTCGCGGTCGCGCTGCTCATCGGGACGATCGAGCTGATCTCGATCCTCACCGAGCGGCTAAGCATCACGACCGGACCGCTCGCGGCGATCGGGTCCCTGAGCCTGGACTACGTCGGCTACGCGGTCGTAGCGCTCTTCGTGCTTACTTGGGCCCTCGCCCTCTTCGTGTGGCGCTTCGCGCGTATCGAGGAGCGTTGGTCGACCAGGATCCCGGTCAAGTAG
- a CDS encoding ArsR/SmtB family transcription factor, which translates to MTSTLPQPPTGEIEIVPVLQALADPVRLELIRALRSNPSPRSCAITEYDVEISAPTLSHHWKVLREAGLTTTFVEGRTRWVELRTEDIHERFPGLLDAVLA; encoded by the coding sequence GTGACCAGCACGCTGCCGCAGCCGCCGACCGGCGAAATCGAGATCGTGCCGGTGCTCCAGGCGCTCGCGGATCCCGTGCGCCTGGAGCTGATCCGCGCCCTGCGAAGCAATCCTTCGCCGCGAAGCTGCGCCATCACCGAGTACGACGTCGAGATCAGCGCGCCGACGCTCTCCCACCACTGGAAGGTCCTGCGCGAGGCCGGCCTCACGACCACCTTCGTCGAGGGCCGGACCCGCTGGGTCGAGCTACGGACCGAGGACATCCACGAGCGGTTCCCCGGGCTACTGGACGCCGTCCTCGCCTAA